The Parachlamydia acanthamoebae genome has a window encoding:
- the rpmF gene encoding 50S ribosomal protein L32, translating into MAVPRNRSSNARKNSRRSHHAKKAKSVSVCSNCGVSKLPHTICQACGAYGDRVVLGKSEAE; encoded by the coding sequence ATGGCAGTCCCACGTAATAGATCGTCAAACGCAAGAAAAAATTCTCGCCGATCACACCACGCTAAGAAAGCAAAAAGTGTATCTGTATGCTCAAATTGTGGAGTATCAAAACTTCCTCACACAATTTGTCAAGCGTGCGGTGCATATGGCGATCGAGTTGTACTAGGTAAATCAGAAGCTGAGTAA
- a CDS encoding 1-acyl-sn-glycerol-3-phosphate acyltransferase — protein sequence MDYIKRVEKTLHEGLISESFAQALKNFYLSYAEAITSNGQCMASFEPLHHRFLDFVIEQIRSPFHFEPFHQEITSPFNYYEFGLDYMRPLVKLDRSKVFHLERVDEMVELLAKKHNVILFANHQTEPDPQAISLLLENTHPKFAEDMIFVAGHRVVMDPMAVPFSKGRNLLCIYSKKYTENPPEEKAKKLQHNQRTMKKMAQLLSEGGKCIYVAPSGGRDRPDEHGRLDVAPFNPQSIEMFWLMSQQAQHPTHFYPLALATYDLLPPPNSIKKELGEHRYARCTPLCLSFGAEFDMEKFDGSEISDKKLRRKLRADQIWELVRKDYKKISEYMNA from the coding sequence ATGGACTATATCAAAAGGGTGGAAAAAACCTTGCACGAGGGGCTGATTTCAGAGTCATTCGCGCAAGCGTTAAAAAATTTCTATTTAAGCTATGCAGAAGCGATTACTTCGAATGGGCAATGCATGGCCTCTTTCGAACCGCTTCATCATCGCTTTTTAGATTTTGTGATTGAGCAAATTCGCTCCCCTTTTCATTTTGAGCCCTTTCACCAGGAAATTACCTCTCCCTTTAATTACTATGAATTTGGTCTTGATTACATGCGTCCTCTTGTTAAGCTGGACCGCTCCAAAGTTTTTCACTTGGAGCGAGTCGACGAAATGGTGGAATTGCTGGCTAAAAAACATAATGTGATCTTGTTTGCAAACCATCAAACAGAACCAGACCCACAAGCAATTAGCCTCTTGCTCGAGAATACGCATCCCAAATTTGCCGAGGATATGATTTTCGTTGCAGGTCATCGCGTGGTCATGGATCCAATGGCTGTTCCCTTTAGCAAAGGGCGCAACTTGCTATGTATCTACTCAAAGAAATATACTGAAAATCCACCAGAAGAAAAAGCTAAAAAGCTTCAGCACAATCAGCGAACAATGAAAAAGATGGCTCAGCTGCTTTCCGAAGGAGGCAAATGTATTTATGTGGCTCCTAGTGGCGGTAGAGACCGCCCTGATGAACACGGAAGACTTGATGTCGCCCCTTTTAATCCGCAGAGCATTGAAATGTTTTGGCTGATGTCACAACAAGCTCAACATCCGACACATTTCTATCCCCTAGCTCTTGCAACTTATGACTTACTGCCTCCTCCCAATAGCATTAAAAAAGAGCTGGGTGAGCATCGATATGCGCGTTGCACACCTCTATGCCTTTCTTTTGGTGCGGAATTTGACATGGAGAAATTTGATGGAAGTGAGATATCAGATAAAAAGTTGCGTCGAAAATTACGCGCCGATCAAATTTGGGAGCTTGTGCGCAAGGATTATAAAAA
- a CDS encoding trypsin-like serine peptidase — MYSYTDYSSSVKAFESLIPATGASQYASLLGQFRVQRLPQANICEVIQKDPVEEGHLNDLYDVSLAETLKKIQAAVGKVNDETGQLGTCSLLSFNLAIVPYHCIAGQELKNLTVVFQNVIYNRRECRGEPFPVQGVVECDVELDYAIMQLGGDPGRKYGWLPLCQDSGICSEPLLLHHPLGKPLKVSVHHMENDTKTTPIFGRLLTYHDTDYGSSGGAYVNPRGHFFAMHLGTEREMTGFNLLRIAISIETMIQHHPRGLLSAFARKELPQDATIQTRQCVERLTPYDYPYITLEKFIHANLSNGNYILRKPTRDLPGVMIEHYQAKHTPQWPKPYPGKKGSSFNGFYLDEIIELAEAIMASRPLFREFHAKNVAGNLIRINSADILVSKELSKKLKNVRTVNLYAAFDFQTKYWSIHFYPEK, encoded by the coding sequence ATGTATTCTTATACGGATTATTCTTCTAGTGTAAAGGCTTTTGAATCTTTAATTCCCGCAACCGGGGCAAGCCAGTACGCTTCTCTTTTGGGGCAATTTCGCGTACAAAGACTTCCACAGGCTAATATTTGTGAGGTTATTCAAAAAGATCCTGTAGAAGAAGGGCATTTAAATGACCTCTATGATGTTTCTTTGGCAGAAACTTTAAAAAAAATTCAAGCAGCTGTAGGCAAGGTTAACGATGAAACTGGTCAATTAGGGACCTGTTCACTCCTTTCTTTTAACTTGGCCATTGTTCCCTATCATTGCATTGCAGGTCAGGAATTGAAAAACTTGACTGTTGTCTTTCAAAATGTCATTTACAATAGACGCGAATGTAGAGGAGAACCGTTTCCCGTACAAGGCGTTGTAGAGTGTGATGTCGAATTAGATTATGCGATCATGCAATTAGGAGGAGATCCCGGTAGAAAATATGGGTGGTTACCTCTTTGTCAAGACTCTGGAATTTGTTCTGAACCTTTACTTTTGCATCATCCTTTAGGAAAGCCACTTAAGGTGTCCGTTCATCATATGGAAAATGATACAAAAACGACGCCTATTTTTGGACGTCTTTTGACTTATCATGATACCGATTACGGCTCTTCTGGAGGGGCCTATGTAAATCCTCGAGGACATTTTTTCGCTATGCATTTAGGGACAGAGCGAGAAATGACAGGATTTAATTTACTTAGGATTGCCATATCCATCGAAACGATGATTCAACATCATCCCAGGGGATTATTGAGTGCTTTTGCTAGAAAAGAACTTCCACAAGACGCAACAATTCAAACGAGGCAGTGTGTTGAAAGATTAACTCCTTACGATTATCCCTATATTACACTTGAAAAATTTATTCATGCTAATCTTAGCAATGGCAATTATATACTGCGAAAACCTACCAGGGACTTGCCAGGAGTGATGATTGAGCATTATCAAGCCAAGCATACTCCGCAGTGGCCAAAACCATATCCAGGGAAAAAAGGGAGCTCTTTTAACGGATTTTATTTAGATGAAATTATTGAATTGGCAGAGGCGATTATGGCGAGTCGGCCATTATTTAGAGAATTTCATGCGAAAAACGTAGCAGGAAACCTCATTAGAATAAATTCTGCAGATATTCTTGTAAGTAAAGAGTTGTCAAAAAAACTAAAAAATGTTCGCACAGTTAACCTTTATGCAGCTTTTGATTTTCAGACAAAATATTGGTCGATTCATTTTTATCCTGAAAAATAA
- a CDS encoding YceD family protein produces the protein MERLFKIYVDRLKTGDKVEIHETVSPDFLDVHEDELSFKKPVVVDGEAYLAGDELILHLQAEAEAHIPCAICNEDVSVGVFLESFYHAEPLAKIKTGIFDYQELLRESILLETPEFVECEGNCPKREKFKKYLKTNDSSSNGGDPDGHQPFSDLELN, from the coding sequence ATGGAACGTTTGTTTAAAATCTATGTTGATCGCCTGAAAACAGGAGATAAAGTTGAAATTCATGAGACAGTTTCACCAGATTTCTTGGACGTTCATGAAGATGAACTTTCATTTAAGAAACCGGTTGTCGTGGATGGAGAAGCTTATTTAGCTGGTGATGAACTCATTTTGCATTTGCAAGCAGAAGCGGAAGCACATATTCCCTGCGCAATTTGCAATGAGGATGTTTCAGTAGGCGTATTCTTGGAGAGTTTTTATCATGCCGAACCTCTGGCAAAAATTAAGACCGGTATATTTGATTATCAGGAACTTTTGCGTGAAAGCATTTTGTTGGAAACTCCCGAATTTGTCGAATGCGAAGGCAATTGTCCCAAAAGAGAGAAATTTAAAAAATATTTAAAAACTAATGATTCATCCTCAAATGGGGGAGATCCCGATGGGCATCAACCGTTTTCGGATCTTGAATTAAATTAA
- a CDS encoding trypsin-like peptidase domain-containing protein, with the protein MHFSTDFSSQEGFCLEGNQQFVQSNGNEPVSYSLSFTLRKIWQAVGRINDSTSQLGNCTLISFNLAITPYHCIADVDVRNLTAVFRNVFYQGKELPGQSSKVLGIVECDPILDYAIIHLDGLPGKMLSVLPICDGSAFTPTPIFLHYPIGKSLKVSFYKMEVEQRVGAITNRLFTREIKYRSSGGAYINQEGAFVAMHLGVERERTHLDLQSVAISIEAIMKVHPEGILSSFAKNELEQNAVTLPLNPQYVYELDFCPLSYMHAEFFSHKNFEDGNYVLRRPAIRVPGIVIEKAQSKYTHCWPGEEKETSLLRWFNLDDVVELAQAIVKCQIPLRISHRRDIPYIHVQINPLDIILSNNLSKKLREADYINLLATFDEKSKYWSIHFYPNK; encoded by the coding sequence ATGCATTTTTCAACTGATTTTTCTTCACAAGAGGGGTTCTGTTTAGAGGGCAACCAACAGTTTGTGCAATCTAACGGAAATGAACCCGTAAGCTATTCTTTGTCATTCACGCTTCGAAAAATTTGGCAAGCTGTAGGAAGGATAAACGATTCTACAAGCCAGCTGGGAAACTGTACGCTCATTTCATTTAACCTGGCCATTACTCCTTACCATTGTATCGCTGACGTTGATGTAAGAAATTTGACAGCTGTTTTTCGAAATGTTTTTTATCAAGGAAAGGAACTTCCAGGACAATCTTCCAAGGTACTGGGGATCGTCGAATGTGATCCTATCTTAGACTATGCCATTATCCATCTAGATGGATTACCTGGAAAAATGCTCAGTGTTTTGCCAATTTGCGATGGTTCAGCATTTACTCCTACCCCCATTTTTTTGCATTACCCCATAGGGAAGTCTTTAAAAGTGTCTTTTTATAAAATGGAGGTAGAACAAAGAGTTGGTGCAATCACTAACCGTTTATTCACCCGGGAAATTAAGTATAGGTCTTCAGGAGGAGCATACATTAATCAAGAAGGAGCTTTTGTTGCTATGCACCTAGGCGTTGAACGAGAAAGAACCCATTTAGATTTGCAAAGTGTTGCAATTTCTATTGAAGCTATAATGAAAGTGCACCCGGAGGGGATATTAAGCTCTTTTGCTAAAAATGAGCTTGAGCAAAATGCTGTAACGCTGCCGCTAAACCCTCAATATGTTTACGAGTTGGATTTTTGCCCTCTGTCATACATGCATGCGGAATTTTTTTCTCATAAAAATTTTGAAGATGGAAATTATGTTTTAAGACGGCCTGCAATAAGAGTGCCAGGGATTGTGATTGAAAAAGCGCAATCCAAATACACGCATTGTTGGCCGGGTGAAGAGAAAGAAACAAGTCTATTGCGATGGTTTAATCTTGATGATGTTGTTGAGTTGGCACAAGCTATTGTCAAATGTCAAATTCCTCTTAGAATATCTCATCGAAGAGATATCCCTTACATACACGTGCAAATTAATCCATTAGATATCATTTTAAGCAACAATTTGTCAAAAAAGCTTAGGGAAGCTGATTACATCAATCTTTTGGCCACTTTTGATGAAAAGAGTAAGTATTGGTCCATTCATTTTTATCCCAATAAGTAA
- the plsX gene encoding phosphate acyltransferase PlsX encodes MRKQQEKVCIGIDLMGSDSSPEILFDAVLKAAELHPALSMLVFIPQESSEDFQKKIPSHMHVKCIAVQQEILMEDHPLEAIRRKPLSSLVQGIQYLKDKKIDAFVSAGNTGALIAAATLNIPLLPNIKRPALLITMPAEKGNVSIIDAGGNITCTAEHYVQFAQLGALFQKSIEKTTCPNVGLLNVGIEPLKGHHELRKAYQELQQYVETWRLKKIDLPLNFIGNVEGKDVFCGNVDVVVTDGFTGNILLKSCEGISSLIFKLLRNQLGNSEHFDAIEKLFDHAESPGGLLCGLERIVVKCHGNVTPRSMLSGISGAVHFIQQNLIERMKAHFSLFS; translated from the coding sequence ATGAGGAAACAACAAGAAAAAGTCTGTATAGGGATTGATTTAATGGGGAGCGATAGCTCTCCAGAAATCCTTTTTGACGCTGTATTAAAAGCAGCAGAGCTTCACCCTGCCCTCTCTATGCTTGTGTTTATTCCACAAGAATCCTCAGAAGATTTCCAAAAAAAAATCCCTTCTCACATGCATGTGAAGTGCATCGCTGTCCAGCAAGAAATCTTGATGGAAGACCATCCTCTTGAAGCGATTCGGCGTAAACCTCTCTCTTCACTTGTGCAAGGCATCCAGTATTTAAAAGATAAAAAAATCGATGCGTTTGTTTCTGCAGGAAACACCGGGGCGCTGATTGCTGCTGCGACTTTGAATATACCCCTTCTTCCCAATATAAAACGTCCTGCTTTGTTGATCACAATGCCGGCTGAGAAAGGAAATGTTTCCATTATTGACGCAGGCGGCAACATCACATGTACAGCAGAGCATTATGTGCAGTTTGCCCAATTGGGAGCCCTCTTTCAAAAGAGCATTGAAAAGACAACCTGTCCAAACGTGGGTCTACTGAATGTTGGCATTGAACCTTTAAAAGGGCATCATGAACTGAGGAAGGCTTATCAAGAACTACAACAATACGTAGAGACATGGCGTCTCAAAAAAATAGATCTTCCTTTAAATTTCATTGGGAATGTGGAGGGAAAAGATGTTTTTTGCGGAAACGTGGATGTCGTTGTGACGGACGGCTTCACGGGGAATATTTTATTAAAATCTTGTGAAGGTATTTCTTCGCTGATTTTTAAGCTCCTCCGCAATCAACTGGGCAATAGCGAACACTTTGATGCCATCGAAAAATTATTTGATCATGCCGAATCTCCAGGTGGTCTTCTATGCGGTCTTGAACGCATTGTGGTTAAATGCCACGGTAATGTCACCCCTCGCTCTATGCTAAGCGGTATTTCAGGAGCCGTTCATTTCATCCAACAAAATCTGATTGAGCGTATGAAAGCGCACTTTTCTCTTTTCTCATAA
- a CDS encoding Rne/Rng family ribonuclease: protein MDEILLNIESKELRYAHLRNGQLYNLIVERKRERQLAGNIYKGSVTNILHNIQSAFIDINEGENGFIHISDILENTKKFEQVYDMDFDLDYDIKGLDDKQQKKQDIEEVMKIDQPVLVQVVKEPIGSKGARLTSNISLAGRYLVLLPNSSHRGVSRKIEDRNARERLKKLIRAFEMPTDMGLICRTASARATPEMLIAEATDLLSTWHTIMENFHKSSGPSLLYAESDLIKRAVITAVDKRFERILVDDYAVYQSCKNLYSRYASEHALRIEYYRDNVPMFERFNVEREIDKTLRRKIWLPSGGYLFFDRTEAMYTIDVNSGRSSNNKVDVEESLVRINLEAADEIARQLRLRNIGGLVICDFIDMRYRKNQRRVLDRLKECMKEDSAKCTILGMSEFGLVEMTRQRNRESLIQTIFTTCPYCSGRGLVKTHESVSIEIERALKKAIAHNQQFALKLVVHPELDHYLASIDKRFLLKIAEGLNARLEFDVNDNLHLNEFHFYSTITDKKVEV, encoded by the coding sequence ATGGATGAAATTCTACTTAATATCGAATCCAAAGAGCTTCGATATGCCCATCTTAGAAATGGGCAACTTTATAATCTCATTGTGGAGAGAAAAAGAGAGCGACAGCTGGCCGGCAACATTTACAAAGGCAGCGTGACCAATATTCTCCATAATATTCAATCTGCATTTATTGACATCAATGAAGGCGAAAACGGGTTTATTCACATTTCAGACATTTTGGAAAATACCAAAAAGTTTGAACAAGTCTATGACATGGACTTTGATTTAGATTATGATATTAAAGGACTCGATGATAAACAGCAAAAAAAGCAGGATATCGAAGAGGTCATGAAAATCGATCAACCTGTGCTCGTTCAAGTTGTCAAAGAGCCCATTGGTTCCAAAGGGGCCCGTCTAACTTCCAACATTTCTCTAGCTGGACGTTATTTGGTGTTGCTGCCTAACTCTTCACATCGAGGAGTCTCACGCAAAATTGAAGATCGCAATGCGCGCGAAAGACTGAAAAAATTGATTCGAGCCTTTGAAATGCCAACGGATATGGGTTTAATTTGCCGTACGGCCAGTGCTCGCGCCACACCGGAAATGTTAATTGCCGAAGCAACAGATTTGCTGAGCACTTGGCATACCATTATGGAAAACTTCCATAAATCCAGCGGCCCCTCTTTGCTATATGCAGAATCAGACTTAATCAAACGGGCAGTCATCACAGCTGTGGACAAACGTTTTGAGCGCATCTTAGTGGATGACTATGCGGTCTATCAAAGTTGCAAAAATCTCTATAGCCGTTATGCCAGTGAACATGCCTTGCGCATCGAATACTATCGAGATAATGTCCCCATGTTTGAACGGTTTAACGTAGAACGAGAAATCGATAAAACATTACGTCGAAAAATCTGGCTCCCAAGCGGTGGATATCTGTTCTTTGACCGCACTGAAGCGATGTATACAATTGACGTCAACTCTGGCCGCAGCTCCAATAACAAAGTGGATGTTGAAGAATCGCTCGTCAGAATCAACCTGGAAGCCGCTGATGAAATTGCGCGACAATTACGCCTACGTAATATCGGGGGACTTGTCATCTGCGACTTTATTGACATGCGTTATCGTAAAAACCAAAGAAGAGTCCTCGATCGCCTGAAAGAATGCATGAAAGAAGATTCGGCTAAATGTACGATTTTGGGGATGAGTGAATTCGGTCTTGTCGAAATGACACGTCAGCGCAATCGAGAATCTCTAATCCAAACAATCTTTACCACTTGCCCTTATTGTAGTGGAAGAGGCCTCGTTAAAACACACGAAAGCGTTTCTATTGAGATTGAGCGAGCCTTGAAAAAAGCCATCGCACACAACCAGCAATTTGCACTTAAGCTAGTCGTTCATCCAGAGCTGGACCACTATTTGGCCTCCATCGATAAGAGATTTTTATTAAAAATCGCTGAGGGTCTAAATGCTCGCTTAGAATTTGATGTGAATGACAATCTTCATCTGAATGAATTCCATTTCTATTCGACCATTACCGATAAAAAAGTTGAGGTATAA